A single region of the Chitinophaga niabensis genome encodes:
- a CDS encoding SusC/RagA family TonB-linked outer membrane protein gives MKQALLLWLAIAISIPGVSQQYKGKTDTLKKILEEVVITGYNTATRKEYTGAVSTIQGSKLNKIPMASFDQMLQGRAPGLYVASGSGQPGAAAKVVIRGQATISGAVSPLYVVDGIAVESGVFMTMNPGDFESVSVLKDANATALYGSRGANGVILITTKRGKAGDLSFTFNTQHGISQPTRSRFNVMNTEERLQFEEEVGLETARITGAGWIFSDKNPANAALPPAQKQRYARILDSLGNIHTNWRDIFLRNAAPFHEYELSASGGTEGIRFYSAANYYKQEGIALRSGIERYSFRTNLDVTSKRFTAAINTAVGYTNNKLIESEGAPGTTNTMAAVYYALPYEQPYVNGQLVHSGNKARFGGTYDTREGSDALERLQSSTYNVNQLKGTLTTALKYNFTDYLYASSNMGFDYRENVEVRTIKPGTYSGGQSSIPGRQGMHAEGMARYFQFTAVSGLTYSRTLKDVHQVTVAGFYEFNRMKYSSMQLTGYGITPGLAGTISGITPGSALNGFIPKVEGGRTGSALASWIALARYLYKDKYTLNVTFRRDGSSTVPESNRWHNFYSVGAGYDLKKEAFLTSAKWVNTLRFRSSYGTSASPFSSNFAYASGYGASRYDGSPAIIPSAVGNDDYDWEYMKIFNAGVDLAILDNRLRLIADWYNKRTEGIFLDQQISQTSGFSSRKINAGAIRNRGIEIDLNGDIIRNANLTWSAGFNVAYNQNKVLSLGGVNEFTQGASIVRVGLPVNTHYIVKWGGVDPQTGKALYYNRDGSLTTNYNVVSQSVATFGTIDPLYTGGITSRLNWKDFSAEVFFSFAQNVYRYNSEEYYLLNSNQFASSNQSRKWLDRWRKPGDITDQPSFSEPRNFTSRDIQDASYVRLRNAQLAYRIPAEIVKRTHLLRSAMIYVQGQNLLTFTSWTGFDPEDNNSTAFFEYPAARTITAGLSIQF, from the coding sequence ATGAAACAAGCGCTACTCTTATGGCTCGCCATAGCTATAAGCATTCCCGGCGTTTCACAACAGTATAAGGGAAAAACCGACACGTTAAAGAAGATCCTGGAAGAAGTAGTGATCACGGGATACAATACTGCAACACGTAAAGAGTACACAGGAGCTGTATCTACTATACAGGGAAGCAAGCTCAACAAGATCCCTATGGCTTCTTTCGACCAGATGCTGCAGGGCCGTGCCCCCGGATTGTATGTTGCATCCGGTAGCGGTCAGCCGGGAGCTGCCGCAAAAGTGGTCATCAGGGGCCAGGCTACTATCTCAGGTGCTGTTTCACCATTATATGTGGTAGATGGAATTGCAGTGGAGAGTGGTGTTTTCATGACCATGAATCCCGGAGATTTTGAATCCGTCAGCGTGCTTAAAGATGCAAATGCTACAGCGCTATATGGTTCCCGTGGTGCAAATGGTGTGATACTGATCACTACTAAAAGAGGTAAAGCAGGCGATCTCTCTTTTACATTTAACACGCAGCATGGCATCTCCCAGCCAACACGTTCCCGCTTCAATGTAATGAACACCGAAGAGCGCCTGCAATTTGAAGAAGAAGTAGGTTTGGAAACAGCCAGGATCACTGGCGCCGGCTGGATCTTTTCGGACAAGAACCCCGCCAACGCAGCATTACCACCGGCACAAAAACAGCGTTACGCGAGGATCCTGGACAGCCTTGGGAATATTCATACCAACTGGAGAGATATTTTTTTACGTAACGCAGCACCATTTCATGAATATGAATTGAGTGCCTCCGGCGGAACAGAAGGCATCCGCTTTTACTCAGCCGCAAACTATTATAAACAGGAAGGTATTGCTCTTCGCTCCGGTATAGAACGTTACAGCTTCCGTACAAACCTGGATGTTACTTCCAAACGTTTTACAGCAGCTATTAATACTGCCGTAGGATATACGAATAATAAACTCATAGAAAGCGAAGGCGCTCCCGGTACCACCAATACAATGGCGGCAGTTTATTATGCCCTGCCCTATGAACAACCTTATGTGAACGGGCAACTGGTACATAGCGGTAACAAAGCTCGTTTCGGAGGAACGTATGATACAAGGGAAGGCTCAGATGCACTGGAAAGATTACAGAGTTCCACCTATAACGTCAATCAATTAAAAGGCACACTCACTACAGCACTGAAATATAATTTTACAGACTACCTCTATGCCAGCAGCAACATGGGTTTTGATTACAGGGAGAATGTAGAGGTACGTACCATCAAACCCGGAACATACAGCGGAGGGCAGTCTTCCATTCCGGGACGGCAGGGAATGCATGCGGAAGGAATGGCCCGTTATTTCCAGTTCACCGCAGTGAGCGGATTAACTTATTCCAGGACACTGAAGGATGTACACCAGGTTACCGTAGCAGGATTCTACGAGTTTAACAGGATGAAATATTCCAGCATGCAGCTCACCGGTTATGGTATCACACCCGGCCTGGCAGGAACTATTTCAGGCATCACACCCGGTTCTGCATTGAATGGTTTTATCCCTAAAGTGGAAGGAGGCAGAACAGGTTCTGCATTAGCTTCCTGGATTGCATTGGCCAGGTATCTTTATAAAGACAAATACACCCTGAATGTTACCTTCCGCAGAGACGGTTCTTCCACTGTACCGGAGAGCAACCGCTGGCATAATTTCTATTCAGTGGGAGCAGGATATGATCTGAAAAAAGAAGCCTTCCTCACTTCAGCTAAATGGGTCAACACCCTTCGTTTCCGCAGCAGTTATGGAACATCTGCTTCTCCCTTCTCTTCCAACTTTGCCTATGCTTCAGGTTATGGCGCCAGCCGTTATGATGGCTCGCCCGCAATCATACCCAGCGCTGTAGGCAATGATGATTATGATTGGGAGTATATGAAGATATTTAATGCCGGAGTAGATCTGGCTATCCTGGATAACAGGCTGCGCCTGATCGCAGATTGGTATAATAAACGCACGGAAGGGATCTTTTTAGATCAGCAGATTTCTCAAACGAGTGGGTTCAGTAGCCGCAAGATCAATGCGGGTGCTATCCGTAACAGGGGAATTGAAATAGACCTGAATGGAGATATTATCAGGAATGCAAACCTTACCTGGTCTGCAGGATTTAATGTAGCCTACAACCAGAATAAAGTACTCAGCCTTGGCGGTGTAAATGAATTTACGCAGGGCGCCAGTATAGTACGTGTAGGCTTACCCGTGAATACCCATTATATTGTAAAATGGGGAGGTGTAGATCCGCAAACAGGAAAGGCGCTGTATTATAACAGGGATGGATCACTGACCACTAACTACAATGTGGTATCACAAAGTGTGGCAACATTTGGAACAATAGATCCGCTGTATACAGGTGGTATTACCAGCAGGCTGAACTGGAAGGATTTTTCTGCAGAAGTATTTTTCTCTTTTGCACAGAACGTTTACAGGTATAATTCAGAAGAGTATTACCTGCTTAACAGTAATCAGTTTGCATCCAGCAATCAATCCCGGAAATGGCTGGACCGTTGGCGCAAACCAGGTGATATTACCGATCAGCCTTCGTTTTCTGAACCACGTAATTTCACTTCCCGTGATATCCAGGATGCTTCTTACGTAAGGTTGAGGAATGCACAGCTGGCTTACCGCATACCCGCTGAGATCGTAAAACGTACACACCTGCTGCGTAGCGCCATGATCTATGTACAGGGCCAGAATTTATTGACGTTCACCAGCTGGACGGGTTTTGATCCGGAAGATAATAACAGTACCGCCTTTTTTGAATATCCTGCTGCGCGCACCATCACGGCAGGGCTGAGTATACAATTCTAA
- a CDS encoding SusD/RagB family nutrient-binding outer membrane lipoprotein produces MTKLKIKIATVALSLAIMGTGCSKFLDVNENPNKPTTADVKLLLPSAAASTSHVLSNQLGINSGLWAQYWTQSPYSSQYKTNDRYLNTSTSQDRPWLIVWRNALQNYENVIQNYGQFSQHGAIAYLLKAYTFQMATDAWGDIPLKEALKGGDSLAVGYDTQEAVYDSVFSWISKGQALIDPANQFKPGAEDLFFNGDMDQWRRFANTMKLRAYLRIVKAAPGKAEAGIRALQTANATFLEKDAKITYSSSGGNENPMFAEILGLGRTQNLVASSTAIDAMTANKDPRLKVLYTTVTNEYNGVDIDTIVGIPQGSYGTIPPFQVSFPSAATGGLGDDNNSALAPVIFISAAESYFLQAEAAVRGWLAGTPATLFRSGITASFTANNLTAAAPAYIAAAPDAQWPATNANDAQIKAIITQKYYAMNGKQTFEAWTEWRRTGFPSFFVVSKVGALGAGKFPLRLPYPNTELTTNAKFPGAIKLDVPVWWDK; encoded by the coding sequence ATGACAAAATTGAAAATCAAAATAGCAACAGTAGCGCTTTCATTGGCGATAATGGGCACCGGGTGTAGCAAATTCCTGGATGTGAATGAGAATCCCAACAAGCCTACTACAGCAGACGTTAAATTGCTGCTGCCTTCGGCTGCTGCCTCCACCAGCCATGTTTTAAGCAACCAGCTCGGTATCAACTCTGGTTTATGGGCACAATACTGGACGCAAAGCCCGTATTCTTCCCAATACAAAACCAATGACCGTTACCTGAACACCAGTACTTCTCAGGACAGGCCCTGGCTTATTGTCTGGAGGAATGCATTGCAGAACTATGAGAATGTGATCCAGAATTATGGCCAATTCTCTCAACACGGCGCTATCGCATATCTGCTGAAAGCATATACTTTCCAGATGGCCACAGATGCCTGGGGTGATATTCCATTAAAAGAAGCACTGAAGGGCGGAGACAGCCTGGCCGTTGGATATGATACGCAGGAAGCGGTGTACGATAGTGTATTCTCCTGGATCAGTAAAGGTCAGGCACTGATCGATCCCGCTAACCAGTTCAAACCTGGTGCGGAAGATCTGTTCTTCAACGGAGATATGGACCAGTGGAGAAGATTTGCAAACACTATGAAACTGAGAGCATACCTGCGTATTGTTAAAGCAGCCCCTGGTAAAGCGGAAGCCGGTATCAGAGCATTGCAGACTGCTAATGCTACTTTCCTGGAGAAAGATGCAAAGATCACTTACTCTTCATCAGGAGGTAACGAAAACCCAATGTTCGCTGAGATCCTTGGTTTAGGCAGAACGCAGAACCTGGTAGCCAGTTCCACGGCAATAGATGCCATGACTGCTAATAAGGATCCCCGTTTGAAAGTATTGTACACCACTGTTACAAACGAATACAATGGTGTTGATATAGACACGATCGTTGGTATTCCGCAAGGTTCATACGGAACTATTCCTCCTTTCCAGGTTTCTTTCCCAAGTGCTGCCACTGGTGGTTTAGGTGATGATAACAACTCTGCGCTGGCTCCTGTAATATTCATTTCTGCAGCAGAAAGTTATTTCCTGCAGGCAGAAGCAGCAGTACGCGGATGGTTAGCAGGTACACCTGCAACACTCTTCCGTAGTGGTATCACAGCCAGCTTTACTGCTAATAACCTCACAGCAGCAGCACCTGCATACATTGCAGCTGCACCTGATGCACAATGGCCTGCTACTAATGCGAACGATGCGCAGATCAAAGCCATCATCACGCAGAAATATTATGCCATGAATGGTAAACAAACTTTCGAAGCCTGGACAGAATGGCGCCGTACCGGTTTCCCATCCTTCTTTGTTGTCTCTAAAGTAGGGGCACTGGGAGCTGGTAAATTCCCTTTACGTTTGCCTTATCCTAACACAGAGCTCACTACAAACGCTAAATTCCCCGGCGCCATAAAATTGGATGTTCCGGTTTGGTGGGATAAATAA
- a CDS encoding RagB/SusD family nutrient uptake outer membrane protein — translation MKILNKQWPILFLVFASSCLADLDVKPTEIIDQTLAFQSIDDVNAGVLGVYAGLSTHTISTNTLIADEAMWSLENNTGRGTLMYSWRQDPVNPEAIAPWQSFYQVLDRANRILDVIDEVYTTPQGETLRNQYKGELLALRAYCHFELLRLYAVDYEPASPGVPLMKTAAIGKPGRETVAKVFEQINADLELAKGMIPATFTNRSRITKQAVSAIQARAALWQKNWDAAITYASEVINAMPLATIAQFPDIWLDKNNVEVVWELKREAQDAKFGDFYRDGSDKILFAPSAELRNTMDAVNDVRFNTYMRELSPARWAVVKYVGGQPALANLVDIKLFRVAEMYLIRAEAYAAKGVAGLNAGTADLNVLRTQRINGYTPQTFADPASLMDAILLERFKELAFEGHRYLDLRRKNMDITRLPEDAIQAPAATKLTAADKAYYLPIPLREIQANENISQHPKYN, via the coding sequence ATGAAAATATTAAATAAACAGTGGCCGATCCTGTTCCTGGTATTTGCATCCTCCTGCCTTGCAGACCTGGATGTTAAACCTACGGAAATAATAGATCAAACACTGGCCTTCCAATCTATAGACGATGTGAATGCCGGTGTATTGGGAGTGTACGCAGGTTTATCCACGCACACCATCAGCACCAATACATTGATCGCAGATGAAGCCATGTGGTCTTTGGAAAATAATACAGGCCGCGGTACATTGATGTACAGCTGGCGGCAGGATCCTGTAAATCCTGAAGCTATTGCACCCTGGCAAAGTTTTTACCAGGTACTGGACCGTGCTAACCGTATCCTGGATGTAATTGATGAAGTGTATACCACACCACAGGGAGAGACCTTGCGCAATCAATACAAAGGAGAACTGCTGGCGTTGCGTGCTTATTGTCATTTTGAATTATTGCGGTTATATGCGGTGGACTATGAACCTGCCTCTCCCGGTGTGCCCTTAATGAAAACAGCTGCGATAGGAAAACCTGGAAGGGAAACAGTAGCTAAGGTATTTGAACAGATCAATGCAGACCTGGAACTGGCAAAAGGTATGATCCCCGCTACATTTACGAACCGTAGCCGTATTACAAAACAGGCCGTATCTGCTATCCAGGCAAGGGCCGCTTTATGGCAAAAGAATTGGGATGCAGCGATCACCTATGCAAGTGAAGTGATCAATGCGATGCCATTGGCTACCATAGCACAATTCCCGGACATCTGGCTGGATAAGAACAATGTGGAAGTAGTATGGGAATTGAAGCGGGAAGCACAGGATGCCAAGTTCGGAGACTTCTATCGCGATGGTTCAGATAAGATCTTGTTCGCCCCATCTGCTGAATTAAGAAATACAATGGATGCAGTGAATGATGTACGTTTCAATACTTACATGAGAGAACTTTCACCGGCAAGATGGGCTGTGGTAAAGTATGTTGGCGGGCAACCTGCACTGGCCAACCTCGTGGATATTAAACTTTTCCGTGTAGCTGAAATGTACCTGATCCGTGCAGAAGCCTATGCAGCAAAAGGTGTTGCAGGATTAAATGCCGGTACTGCAGACCTCAATGTATTACGCACACAACGCATCAATGGATACACGCCACAGACCTTTGCAGATCCCGCCAGCCTGATGGATGCCATACTGCTCGAAAGATTTAAAGAACTCGCTTTTGAAGGACATCGCTATTTAGACCTCCGCAGAAAGAACATGGATATTACCCGTTTACCCGAAGATGCTATACAGGCACCCGCTGCAACCAAACTAACGGCTGCGGATAAAGCATATTACCTGCCTATTCCGCTCAGGGAAATTCAGGCAAATGAAAATATCTCCCAACACCCCAAATACAATTAA
- a CDS encoding SusC/RagA family TonB-linked outer membrane protein codes for MKRMILLIFFSVMLCGQLLAQSRIITGKVTDAKDGAPLPGVTVSIRGTSKGTITNANGEYRIEITRPNDVLVYSFIGYGNVEFPAPAGNSRDVQLNTDDKTLQEVIVTGYVDIKRKDATVAATTIGGDKINDKPVQSFDQALDGLAAGVNVNVTSGIVGDAVTIRIRGVNSISNATAPLIVLDGIPLISGTNLNVFNSGNGTRFNPLADINPNDIESINVLKDAAAAALYGSRAANGVIVITTKRGKKGTVAVTYNGDFNWAKAARLPKVLNGEDFTAIQNEKAANLGLAPIAVDIDVNNDGKPDRTDWIKEVFKTGFAQNHGVSVSGGNEKAQYYGAFDYADLNGIVITNRLRRGSVRINLDVTPKTWLKVGVSLYSSKGVNNGVLSDGLLAGATFAGYNAPPNVPIYNNTGLYGGYYLSAANRDLADGNNVNVATNRLNRFFHPLTTVYMGRNDNISNRTMGNIYGELSPIKGLKITSRFGVDFIQNFEDQYSGPDQAGNGFGLNGLVQENLLRINQWNWSNFATYTRTFNQAHTVALTAGMEYQYSKRTELYTGQGNLADGYFTSIYDGLYAGTTNTFSGGVARADAFDSYFARLTYNYLSKYYIEGVFRADAYSGFGINNRRGYFPGVSAGWRISEESFFRDNIKAINDFKVRASYGLVGSSEVGAYAWRTLYGGGQYADVNGLSVSQIGDPNLKWETSKKLDIGFDMSLLNNRLGITFDYFNNDVDNLILAAPVLRTVGVPGSSVTTNIGAMYNRGFELTVIANPISKKDFNWTTSTNFTILKNRVTKLADENDIVSGSSRASVGKPLGVFYMIRWAGVNPTTGYGQFLAKDGTVKMYNPSPGLATADRWTTPDGSAKVTAITGADAVYLDDKTGYPTWYGGWTNTFSYKGIELGITLQYSGGNYVINATRQGMMTNFFQNNIEEIKGRWTPTNTNTITPKLFLRDNITTQTSTRWLESADYLRVQEIMLAYLFPNVKQKLNMTALRVFASVNNAAIITGYSGADPEINTNRQANVAFGVDSRGVPLPRTFTLGLRAGF; via the coding sequence ATGAAAAGAATGATACTCCTCATTTTCTTTTCGGTTATGCTTTGTGGGCAACTCCTCGCCCAATCCCGCATTATCACAGGGAAAGTAACCGACGCAAAAGATGGTGCCCCGCTGCCTGGGGTAACTGTTTCCATTAGAGGCACATCCAAAGGAACTATCACCAACGCAAATGGTGAGTACCGGATTGAAATTACCAGACCCAACGATGTATTGGTTTACTCGTTCATTGGTTACGGTAATGTAGAATTTCCTGCTCCTGCAGGCAACAGCAGGGACGTTCAGTTGAATACTGACGATAAAACGCTGCAGGAAGTGATCGTAACAGGGTATGTGGACATTAAACGGAAAGATGCCACAGTGGCTGCCACTACTATTGGCGGAGACAAGATCAACGACAAACCGGTACAAAGTTTCGACCAGGCCCTGGATGGTTTGGCTGCCGGCGTAAACGTGAATGTTACTTCCGGTATTGTTGGTGATGCTGTTACTATCCGTATCCGCGGTGTGAACTCTATCAGCAACGCAACCGCTCCATTGATCGTACTGGACGGTATTCCATTGATCAGCGGTACCAACCTGAACGTGTTCAACAGTGGTAATGGTACCCGCTTTAATCCCCTCGCAGATATCAACCCAAATGATATCGAATCCATTAACGTATTGAAAGATGCTGCAGCCGCTGCGCTGTATGGTTCACGTGCAGCCAACGGCGTGATAGTGATCACTACCAAGAGAGGTAAAAAAGGCACTGTTGCCGTAACCTATAATGGTGATTTCAACTGGGCAAAAGCCGCACGGCTGCCTAAAGTACTGAACGGGGAAGATTTTACCGCCATTCAGAATGAAAAGGCTGCCAACTTAGGCCTGGCACCCATTGCCGTTGATATTGATGTGAATAACGATGGCAAGCCGGATCGTACAGACTGGATAAAAGAAGTATTTAAAACTGGCTTTGCACAAAATCATGGTGTATCCGTTTCCGGTGGTAATGAAAAAGCACAGTATTATGGTGCTTTTGATTATGCTGACCTGAATGGCATTGTGATCACTAACAGGCTGCGCCGCGGTTCCGTACGCATCAACCTGGATGTTACACCTAAAACCTGGCTGAAAGTGGGGGTAAGCCTCTACTCTTCAAAAGGTGTGAACAATGGTGTGCTGTCTGATGGGTTACTTGCAGGTGCCACCTTTGCCGGTTACAATGCTCCGCCCAATGTGCCGATCTATAATAACACTGGTCTTTATGGCGGATATTACCTCTCTGCAGCTAACCGCGATCTTGCCGACGGTAATAACGTGAACGTAGCTACGAACCGTTTGAACCGTTTCTTCCATCCGCTCACCACTGTGTACATGGGCCGGAACGATAATATCTCTAACCGTACCATGGGTAACATCTATGGAGAACTTTCTCCCATTAAAGGTTTAAAGATCACTTCCCGTTTTGGTGTGGACTTCATTCAGAACTTTGAAGACCAGTATAGTGGACCTGATCAGGCCGGTAATGGTTTTGGTCTTAACGGACTTGTACAGGAAAACCTGTTGCGCATCAACCAATGGAACTGGTCCAACTTCGCTACCTATACCCGTACATTCAATCAGGCACATACAGTTGCTTTAACAGCGGGGATGGAATACCAGTATAGTAAACGTACAGAATTATATACCGGCCAGGGTAACCTGGCAGACGGATATTTTACCAGTATTTATGATGGCCTCTATGCTGGCACCACCAATACTTTCTCGGGTGGTGTGGCAAGGGCAGATGCTTTTGACTCTTACTTTGCAAGGCTGACCTATAATTACCTGAGCAAGTATTACATTGAAGGCGTATTCAGGGCTGATGCTTATTCCGGCTTCGGTATCAATAACCGGCGTGGTTATTTCCCCGGCGTATCCGCAGGATGGCGTATCTCCGAAGAATCTTTCTTCAGGGATAATATCAAAGCCATCAACGATTTCAAGGTCCGTGCAAGCTATGGGCTTGTTGGTAGCTCTGAAGTAGGTGCATATGCATGGAGAACTTTGTATGGCGGCGGTCAGTATGCTGATGTGAATGGTTTATCCGTATCACAGATCGGAGACCCTAACCTTAAATGGGAAACATCCAAGAAGCTGGATATCGGTTTTGATATGTCCCTGTTGAATAACAGGTTAGGCATCACGTTCGATTACTTTAATAATGATGTGGACAATCTGATCCTCGCCGCCCCGGTATTACGTACCGTTGGTGTTCCGGGCTCTTCTGTAACCACCAATATCGGCGCTATGTATAACAGGGGATTTGAATTGACTGTTATAGCAAACCCCATCTCAAAGAAGGATTTCAACTGGACCACTTCCACCAACTTCACTATCCTGAAGAACAGGGTCACTAAGCTCGCGGATGAGAACGATATCGTGAGCGGGTCCAGCAGGGCCAGTGTTGGTAAACCTTTAGGCGTGTTCTATATGATCCGCTGGGCAGGTGTAAACCCCACCACAGGTTACGGACAATTCCTGGCGAAAGACGGTACCGTTAAAATGTACAATCCAAGCCCCGGCCTTGCTACAGCAGACCGTTGGACAACTCCTGACGGATCGGCCAAAGTGACCGCTATCACAGGAGCAGATGCTGTTTACCTGGATGATAAAACAGGTTATCCAACCTGGTATGGCGGATGGACCAACACCTTCTCTTACAAAGGAATTGAATTAGGTATTACGTTGCAATACAGCGGAGGTAACTACGTGATCAATGCCACCAGGCAGGGGATGATGACCAACTTCTTCCAGAATAATATTGAAGAGATCAAAGGCCGTTGGACACCTACCAACACCAATACCATCACACCCAAATTATTCCTGAGGGATAATATCACCACGCAAACATCCACACGCTGGCTTGAATCAGCAGACTACCTGCGTGTACAGGAGATCATGCTGGCCTATCTCTTCCCGAATGTGAAGCAGAAATTAAACATGACGGCCTTGCGGGTGTTTGCATCTGTAAACAATGCTGCCATCATCACAGGCTATTCAGGTGCAGATCCTGAGATCAATACCAACCGCCAGGCCAACGTTGCCTTTGGTGTGGATAGCCGCGGTGTACCATTGCCACGCACATTTACACTGGGTCTCAGAGCAGGATTCTAA